One genomic segment of Pseudomonas chlororaphis subsp. aurantiaca includes these proteins:
- the trxB gene encoding thioredoxin-disulfide reductase — protein MTEAKHSRLIILGSGPAGYSAAVYAARANLKPTVITGLQAGGQLTTTVEVDNWPGDVEGLTGPVLMERMQKHAERFDTEIVYDHIHTAELQQRPFVLKGDSGVYSCDALIIATGASAQYLGLPSEETFAGKGVSACATCDGFFYRNQVVAVVGGGNTAVEEALYLSNIAKEVHLVHRRDKLRAEKILQDKLFEKAAKGNIRLHWNQNLDEVLGDASGVTGARLRDSLSGETQELALTGVFIAIGHKPNTDLFKGQLEMRDGYLLVKGGSEGDATATGIPGVFAAGDVADHVYRQAVTSAGAGCMAALDAEKFLDDN, from the coding sequence ATGACCGAAGCGAAGCATTCACGCCTGATCATTCTGGGCTCCGGCCCTGCCGGTTACAGCGCTGCCGTTTATGCCGCCCGCGCCAACCTCAAACCGACCGTCATCACCGGCCTGCAAGCGGGCGGCCAGTTGACCACCACCGTCGAGGTCGACAACTGGCCTGGCGATGTCGAGGGCCTGACCGGCCCGGTACTGATGGAACGCATGCAAAAACACGCTGAACGCTTCGACACCGAGATCGTTTACGACCACATCCATACCGCGGAGTTGCAACAGCGACCCTTTGTCCTCAAGGGCGACAGCGGCGTCTACAGCTGCGATGCACTGATCATCGCTACCGGCGCATCCGCCCAGTACCTGGGCCTACCCTCCGAAGAAACCTTCGCCGGCAAGGGTGTATCGGCCTGCGCTACCTGCGACGGCTTTTTCTATCGCAATCAGGTGGTTGCCGTGGTTGGTGGCGGCAACACCGCCGTGGAGGAAGCCCTGTACCTCTCCAACATCGCCAAAGAGGTGCACCTGGTGCACCGGCGCGACAAACTGCGCGCGGAGAAAATCCTTCAGGACAAGCTGTTCGAGAAAGCCGCCAAGGGCAATATCCGCCTGCATTGGAACCAGAATCTCGACGAAGTGCTGGGCGATGCCAGCGGCGTCACCGGCGCTCGCCTGCGCGACAGCCTCAGCGGAGAAACCCAGGAATTGGCGCTGACCGGCGTATTCATCGCCATCGGTCACAAGCCCAATACGGACTTGTTCAAGGGCCAGTTGGAAATGCGCGACGGCTATCTGCTGGTCAAGGGCGGCAGCGAAGGCGATGCCACGGCCACCGGCATCCCGGGCGTGTTCGCCGCGGGCGATGTGGCTGACCATGTGTATCGCCAGGCCGTCACTTCCGCGGGCGCGGGCTGCATGGCGGCCCTGGATGCGGAGAAATTCCTCGACGACAACTGA
- the aat gene encoding leucyl/phenylalanyl-tRNA--protein transferase: MLTWLQRNTFDFPPLEKALRAPDGLLAAGGDLSADRLIQAYRHGCFPWFSEGQPILWWSPDPRTVLFPDELHVSRSLGKLLRQQRYQVTFDQDFAAVISACAAPRPYADGTWITESMQNAYLELHRRGHAHSVEVWDQGGLVGGLYGLAIGQLFFGESMFSRADNASKFGFATLVQHLQAWGFALIDCQMPTDHLHSLGARTIPRQEFAGYLQRHLDQPSRAIWVS; encoded by the coding sequence ATGCTGACCTGGTTACAACGCAACACCTTCGACTTTCCCCCACTGGAAAAGGCCCTGCGCGCCCCCGACGGCCTGTTGGCCGCCGGCGGCGACCTGTCGGCCGACCGGCTGATCCAGGCCTATCGCCATGGCTGCTTTCCCTGGTTTTCCGAAGGCCAGCCCATCCTCTGGTGGTCGCCCGACCCGCGCACAGTGTTATTTCCAGACGAACTGCATGTATCCCGCAGCCTCGGCAAGCTGCTGCGCCAGCAACGCTACCAGGTCACCTTCGATCAGGATTTTGCCGCGGTCATCAGCGCCTGCGCGGCGCCACGCCCTTATGCCGACGGCACCTGGATCACCGAATCGATGCAGAATGCCTATCTTGAATTGCACAGGCGCGGCCATGCACATTCGGTCGAAGTCTGGGATCAGGGCGGGCTGGTGGGCGGGCTGTACGGACTGGCAATAGGCCAGCTGTTTTTCGGTGAGTCGATGTTCAGCCGGGCTGACAATGCGTCGAAATTCGGCTTCGCCACGTTGGTCCAACACTTACAGGCATGGGGCTTCGCCCTGATCGACTGCCAGATGCCCACCGACCACCTGCACAGCCTGGGCGCCCGCACCATCCCGCGCCAGGAGTTTGCCGGCTATCTGCAGCGCCATCTGGACCAGCCCAGCCGCGCCATATGGGTTTCCTAG
- a CDS encoding arginyltransferase — protein sequence MTELARLKFYATQPHSCSYLPEEQATTLFLDPSQPMDVHVYADLSEMGFRRSGDHLYRPHCQNCNACVPARIPAAQFLPNRQQKRILKRNADLKVQPVKPGFSEEYFDLYQRYIEQRHADGDMYPPSRDQFSTFLVRDLPFSRFYEFRLDGRLLAVAVTDLLPNGLSAVYTFYEPDEERRSLGRYAILWQIGEALRLGLDAVYLGYWIKNCKKMNYKTQYRPIELLINQRWVILN from the coding sequence ATGACCGAGTTGGCGCGTTTGAAGTTTTATGCCACTCAACCCCACTCTTGCAGCTACCTGCCCGAAGAACAGGCGACCACGCTGTTCCTCGATCCTAGTCAGCCCATGGATGTGCATGTCTACGCAGATCTGTCGGAAATGGGCTTTCGTCGCAGTGGCGACCATCTGTACCGGCCGCATTGCCAGAACTGCAATGCCTGTGTTCCGGCACGTATTCCTGCCGCGCAGTTTTTACCCAATCGTCAGCAAAAACGCATTCTCAAACGCAATGCCGACCTGAAGGTCCAGCCTGTCAAACCGGGGTTCAGCGAAGAGTATTTCGACCTTTACCAGCGTTATATCGAGCAACGCCACGCCGATGGCGACATGTACCCACCCAGCCGCGATCAGTTCTCGACCTTTCTGGTTCGCGACCTGCCTTTCTCCAGGTTCTACGAGTTCCGCCTCGATGGACGCCTGCTCGCCGTGGCCGTCACCGACCTGCTGCCCAATGGCCTTTCCGCGGTCTACACCTTCTACGAACCCGATGAAGAGCGTCGCAGCCTCGGTCGCTACGCCATTCTGTGGCAAATCGGCGAAGCCTTGCGCCTGGGCCTGGACGCGGTCTACCTCGGATACTGGATCAAGAACTGCAAAAAGATGAACTACAAGACCCAATATCGGCCCATCGAGCTGCTGATCAACCAGAGATGGGTCATCCTGAACTAG
- the infA gene encoding translation initiation factor IF-1 — translation MSKEDSFEMEGTVVDTLPNTMFRVELENGHVVTAHISGKMRKNYIRILTGDKVRVELTPYDLSKGRITYRAR, via the coding sequence ATGTCGAAAGAAGACAGCTTCGAAATGGAAGGCACTGTCGTCGACACCCTGCCCAACACCATGTTTCGTGTGGAGTTGGAAAATGGGCACGTCGTAACCGCGCATATCTCCGGCAAGATGCGCAAGAACTACATTCGTATTCTTACCGGTGACAAAGTGCGCGTCGAACTGACGCCCTATGACTTGAGCAAAGGGCGCATCACTTACCGCGCTCGCTAA
- the clpA gene encoding ATP-dependent Clp protease ATP-binding subunit ClpA, which produces MLNRELEVTLNLAFKEARSKRHEFMTVEHLLLALLDNEAAATVLRACGANLDKLKHDLQEFIDSTTPLIPVHDEDRETQPTLGFQRVLQRAVFHVQSSGKREVTGANVLVAIFSEQESQAVFLLKQQSVARIDVVNYIAHGISKVPGHGDHSEGEQDMQDDEGGESSSSGNPLDAYASNLNELARQGRIDPLVGREQEVERVAQILARRRKNNPLLVGEAGVGKTAIAEGLAKRIVDSQVPDLLANSVVYSLDLGALLAGTKYRGDFEKRFKALLGELKKRPQAILFIDEIHTIIGAGAASGGVMDASNLLKPLLSSGDIRCIGSTTFQEFRGIFEKDRALARRFQKVDVSEPSVEDTIGILRGLKGRFELHHSIEYSDEALRAAAELASRYINDRHMPDKAIDVIDEAGAYQRLQPSDKRVKRIEVAQVEDIVAKIARIPPKHVTSSDKELLRNLERDLKLTVFGQDAAIDSLSTAIKLSRAGLKSPDKPVGSFLFAGPTGVGKTEAARQLAKALGIELVRFDMSEYMERHTVSRLIGAPPGYVGFDQGGLLTEAITKQPHCVLLLDEIEKAHPEVFNLLLQVMDHGTLTDNNGRKADFRNVIVIMTTNAGAETAARASIGFTHQDHSSDAMEVIKKSFTPEFRNRLDTIIQFGRLSHEVIKSVVDKFLTELQAQLEDKRVQLEVTDAARSWLAAGGYDVTMGARPMARLIQDKIKRPLAEEILFGELAEHGGVVHIDIKDGELTFEFETTAEMA; this is translated from the coding sequence ATGTTAAACCGCGAGCTCGAAGTCACCCTCAATCTCGCCTTCAAAGAGGCTCGTTCGAAGCGTCATGAGTTCATGACCGTCGAGCACCTCTTGTTGGCTCTTTTGGATAATGAGGCCGCCGCCACCGTTTTGCGTGCCTGCGGAGCAAACCTCGACAAACTCAAGCACGACCTGCAGGAGTTCATCGACTCCACCACGCCGCTGATTCCCGTGCATGACGAGGATCGCGAAACCCAGCCAACCCTGGGCTTCCAGCGTGTACTGCAGCGTGCTGTCTTCCATGTGCAGAGCTCGGGCAAGCGCGAAGTGACCGGCGCCAATGTGCTGGTTGCTATCTTCAGTGAGCAAGAGAGTCAGGCAGTGTTCCTGCTGAAACAGCAGAGCGTTGCCCGCATCGATGTCGTCAACTACATCGCCCATGGCATCTCCAAGGTGCCGGGGCATGGCGATCATTCCGAAGGTGAGCAGGATATGCAGGACGATGAAGGCGGTGAGTCTTCCTCTTCAGGTAATCCGCTGGATGCTTATGCCAGCAATCTCAATGAGCTGGCGCGCCAGGGGCGTATCGACCCATTGGTCGGTCGTGAGCAGGAAGTCGAGCGTGTAGCGCAGATTCTTGCGCGTCGGCGCAAGAACAATCCGCTGCTGGTGGGCGAAGCCGGTGTCGGTAAAACCGCCATCGCCGAAGGTCTGGCCAAGCGCATCGTCGATAGCCAGGTGCCTGACCTGTTGGCCAACAGCGTGGTGTATTCCCTGGATCTCGGTGCGTTGCTGGCGGGTACCAAATACCGCGGCGATTTCGAGAAGCGCTTCAAGGCGTTGCTGGGCGAGTTGAAGAAACGTCCGCAGGCGATCCTGTTCATCGACGAGATTCACACCATCATTGGCGCCGGCGCGGCGTCCGGTGGGGTGATGGACGCCTCGAACCTGCTCAAGCCGCTGCTTTCCTCGGGCGACATCCGTTGCATCGGTTCGACCACCTTCCAGGAATTCCGTGGAATTTTCGAGAAGGACCGGGCCTTGGCTCGCCGTTTCCAGAAGGTCGACGTGTCCGAGCCTTCGGTAGAGGACACCATTGGCATTCTGCGCGGCCTCAAGGGGCGTTTCGAGCTGCACCACAGTATTGAGTATAGCGATGAGGCATTGCGCGCCGCCGCCGAACTGGCGTCGCGTTATATCAATGATCGGCATATGCCCGACAAGGCGATCGATGTGATCGACGAGGCAGGCGCCTATCAGCGTCTGCAGCCGTCCGACAAGCGCGTCAAACGCATCGAGGTGGCTCAGGTCGAGGATATCGTGGCGAAAATCGCGCGGATTCCGCCGAAACACGTCACCAGTTCCGACAAGGAGCTGCTGCGTAATCTCGAGCGCGACCTGAAGCTGACAGTATTCGGCCAGGATGCGGCGATCGACTCGCTGTCGACCGCGATCAAGCTGTCCCGTGCCGGCCTGAAATCGCCAGACAAGCCTGTCGGTTCGTTCCTGTTCGCCGGGCCTACCGGTGTCGGTAAGACCGAGGCCGCGCGGCAGTTGGCCAAGGCGCTGGGCATCGAGCTGGTGCGTTTCGACATGTCCGAGTACATGGAGCGTCACACCGTATCGCGTCTGATCGGTGCGCCTCCAGGCTATGTCGGTTTCGACCAGGGTGGTTTGCTGACCGAAGCGATTACCAAACAGCCTCACTGCGTATTGCTGCTCGATGAAATCGAAAAGGCCCACCCGGAAGTCTTCAACCTGCTGCTGCAGGTGATGGACCACGGTACCTTGACCGACAATAACGGGCGCAAGGCGGATTTCCGCAACGTGATCGTGATCATGACCACCAACGCAGGTGCCGAAACGGCGGCGCGGGCTTCCATCGGATTCACTCATCAGGATCACTCTTCCGACGCCATGGAAGTGATCAAGAAGAGCTTCACGCCGGAATTCCGTAACCGTCTGGACACCATTATCCAGTTTGGTCGCCTCAGTCATGAGGTCATCAAGAGCGTGGTGGACAAGTTCCTTACCGAACTGCAAGCGCAGCTGGAGGACAAGCGCGTTCAGCTGGAAGTCACCGATGCGGCCCGCAGCTGGCTGGCGGCAGGTGGTTACGATGTGACCATGGGCGCTCGTCCTATGGCGCGCCTGATCCAGGACAAGATCAAGCGTCCGCTGGCGGAAGAGATACTCTTTGGCGAACTGGCCGAGCATGGCGGTGTGGTGCACATCGACATCAAGGATGGCGAGCTGACCTTCGAGTTCGAGACCACCGCAGAAATGGCCTGA
- the clpS gene encoding ATP-dependent Clp protease adapter ClpS has protein sequence MHAISQIRLTFNQDRPDFQDDDSAGLAVQEAKPTLQAPPMYKVILFNDDYTPMDFVVEVLEVFFNLNRELATKVMLAVHTEGRAVCGLFTRDIAETKAMQVNQYARESQHPLLCEIEKDG, from the coding sequence ATGCATGCAATCAGCCAGATTCGACTAACATTCAATCAGGATCGCCCGGATTTCCAAGACGACGATTCCGCTGGCTTGGCTGTACAGGAAGCTAAGCCGACGTTGCAGGCTCCGCCGATGTACAAGGTGATTTTGTTCAATGATGACTACACACCGATGGATTTCGTCGTCGAAGTGCTCGAGGTGTTTTTTAACCTGAATCGCGAGCTGGCGACCAAGGTAATGCTGGCCGTTCATACAGAAGGACGGGCAGTATGTGGATTGTTTACCCGCGACATCGCCGAGACCAAGGCCATGCAGGTCAACCAGTACGCCAGGGAAAGCCAGCATCCGCTACTCTGTGAAATCGAGAAGGACGGTTAA
- the cspD gene encoding cold shock domain-containing protein CspD — MASGKVKWFNNAKGYGFINEEGKSDDLFAHYSAIEMEGYKTLKAGQAVSFEITQGPKGLHAVKIHSIKTQNAPVTASSYQETALS, encoded by the coding sequence ATGGCAAGCGGCAAGGTCAAGTGGTTCAATAACGCCAAGGGTTATGGCTTCATTAATGAGGAGGGCAAGAGCGACGACCTTTTCGCCCACTACTCGGCCATCGAGATGGAAGGCTACAAAACCTTGAAAGCCGGTCAGGCCGTGAGCTTTGAGATCACTCAAGGACCCAAGGGCCTGCACGCTGTGAAAATCCATTCCATCAAGACCCAGAACGCCCCCGTCACAGCCTCTTCCTACCAGGAAACGGCCCTGAGCTGA
- the icd gene encoding NADP-dependent isocitrate dehydrogenase, protein MGYKKIQVPAVGDKITVNADHSLNVPNNPIIPFIEGDGIGVDISPVMIKVVDAAVKKAYGGERKISWMEVYAGEKATQVYDQDTWLPQETLDAVKDYVVSIKGPLTTPVGGGIRSLNVALRQQLDLYVCLRPVRWFEGVPSPVKKPGDVDMTIFRENSEDIYAGIEWKAGSAEATKVIKFLKEEMGVTKIRFDENCGIGVKPVSLQGTKRLARKALQYVVDNDRDSLTIVHKGNIMKFTEGAFKEWAYEVAAEEFGATLLDGGPWMQFKNPKTGKNVIVKDAIADAMLQQILLRPAEYDVIATLNLNGDYLSDALAAEVGGIGIAPGANLSDTVAMFEATHGTAPKYAGKDQVNPGSLILSAEMMLRHMGWTEAADLIIKGTNGAIGAKTVTYDFERLMEGATLLSSSAFGDALISHM, encoded by the coding sequence ATGGGATACAAGAAGATTCAGGTTCCAGCAGTCGGCGACAAAATCACCGTCAACGCAGACCATTCTCTCAATGTTCCTAACAACCCGATCATCCCTTTCATCGAAGGCGATGGTATTGGCGTTGATATCAGCCCGGTCATGATCAAGGTTGTCGATGCTGCTGTTAAAAAGGCCTACGGCGGCGAGCGCAAAATCTCCTGGATGGAAGTCTATGCCGGCGAGAAAGCAACTCAAGTGTATGACCAGGACACCTGGCTCCCTCAGGAAACCCTGGATGCAGTCAAGGATTACGTGGTTTCCATCAAGGGCCCGCTGACCACTCCGGTAGGTGGCGGTATCCGTTCCCTGAATGTGGCCCTGCGTCAGCAGCTTGACCTGTATGTGTGCCTGCGCCCGGTGCGCTGGTTCGAAGGCGTGCCGAGCCCGGTGAAGAAGCCTGGCGATGTCGACATGACCATTTTCCGTGAGAACTCGGAAGACATTTACGCCGGTATCGAATGGAAGGCCGGCTCCGCCGAAGCCACCAAGGTCATCAAGTTCCTCAAAGAAGAAATGGGCGTCACCAAGATCCGTTTCGACGAAAACTGCGGTATCGGCGTCAAGCCGGTTTCCCTGCAGGGCACCAAACGTCTGGCGCGCAAAGCGCTGCAATATGTGGTCGACAACGATCGCGATTCGCTGACCATCGTGCATAAAGGCAACATCATGAAGTTCACCGAAGGTGCCTTCAAAGAGTGGGCTTATGAAGTGGCGGCGGAGGAGTTCGGCGCGACGCTGCTCGATGGTGGCCCGTGGATGCAGTTCAAGAACCCGAAAACCGGCAAGAACGTGATAGTCAAGGACGCCATTGCCGATGCGATGCTCCAGCAGATCCTGCTGCGTCCGGCCGAATATGACGTGATCGCGACCCTCAACCTGAACGGCGACTACCTGTCTGATGCACTGGCGGCTGAAGTAGGCGGGATCGGTATCGCTCCGGGCGCCAACCTGTCCGACACCGTGGCCATGTTCGAGGCGACCCACGGTACGGCGCCAAAGTACGCGGGCAAGGACCAGGTGAACCCGGGCTCGCTGATCCTCTCCGCGGAAATGATGCTGCGTCACATGGGCTGGACCGAAGCGGCCGACCTGATCATCAAGGGTACCAACGGCGCCATTGGTGCCAAGACCGTGACCTACGACTTCGAACGCCTGATGGAAGGCGCCACGTTGTTGTCGTCATCGGCATTCGGCGATGCGCTGATCTCCCATATGTGA
- a CDS encoding NADP-dependent isocitrate dehydrogenase yields the protein MPTRSKIIYTFTDEAPALATYSLLPIVEAFTASADIAVETRDISLAGRILASFPELLGDKAVPDHLAELGDLAVTPEANIIKLPNISASVPQLQAAIKELQAKGYALPDYPETVTSDADKDAKARYDKVKGSAVNPVLREGNSDRRAPLSVKNYARKHPHKMGAWAKDSKSHVAHMSQGDFYGSEKAALIDAQDSVKIELIAQDGSATVLKEKTAVQAGEILDCAVMSKKALRAFVAAEIEDAKKQGVLLSVHLKATMMKVSDPIMFGQIVAEFYQDALSKHADVLSQIGFNLNNGIGDLYARIKALPAEQQAAIEADIQAVYAVRPALAMVNSDKGITNLHVPSDVIVDASMPAMIRDSGKMWGTDGQLHDTKALIPDRCYATIYQAVIEDCKANGAFDPTTMGSVPNVGLMAKKAEEYGSHDKTFQIKADGVVRVTDSKGNLLLEQAVEAGDIFRMCQTKDAPIQDWVKLAVNRARASSTPAIFWLDPMRAHDGVMIEKVQAYLKDHDTAGLDIRVMSPVDAMKFTLARTREGKDTISVTGNVLRDYLTDLFPIMELGTSAKMLSIVPLMNGGGLFETGAGGSAPKHVQQLLEENFLRWDSLGEFLALAASLEHLGNTYNNPKALVLAKTLDQATGQFLDNNKSPSRKVGNIDNRGSHFYLALYWAQALAAQTEDAALQAQFSTLAKTLTENEATIVAELNGVQGKPVDIGGYYSANPELVSKAMRPSATLNAAIAALV from the coding sequence ATGCCCACCCGCTCGAAGATCATCTATACCTTCACCGACGAAGCCCCCGCCCTCGCCACCTACTCGCTGCTCCCTATCGTCGAAGCCTTCACCGCTTCCGCTGATATTGCCGTGGAAACCCGCGACATCTCTCTCGCAGGGCGTATTCTTGCCAGCTTCCCGGAGCTGCTGGGCGACAAAGCCGTACCGGACCACCTGGCCGAGCTGGGCGACCTGGCTGTAACCCCTGAAGCCAACATCATCAAGCTGCCGAACATCAGTGCCTCGGTACCGCAGCTTCAGGCCGCGATCAAAGAGCTGCAAGCCAAGGGCTACGCCCTGCCGGACTACCCGGAGACCGTAACCAGCGACGCCGACAAAGACGCCAAGGCGCGCTACGACAAGGTCAAGGGCAGCGCCGTGAACCCGGTCCTGCGTGAAGGCAACTCCGACCGCCGCGCCCCGCTGTCGGTCAAGAACTATGCGCGCAAGCACCCGCACAAAATGGGCGCCTGGGCCAAAGACTCCAAGTCCCACGTTGCTCACATGAGCCAGGGCGATTTCTACGGCAGCGAAAAAGCCGCCCTGATCGACGCCCAGGACAGCGTTAAGATCGAGCTGATCGCTCAAGACGGTAGCGCTACCGTCCTGAAGGAAAAAACCGCCGTACAAGCCGGCGAGATCCTCGATTGCGCAGTCATGAGCAAGAAAGCCCTGCGTGCTTTCGTTGCCGCCGAGATCGAAGACGCCAAGAAGCAAGGCGTACTGCTGTCGGTGCACCTGAAAGCCACCATGATGAAGGTTTCCGACCCGATCATGTTCGGCCAGATCGTTGCCGAGTTCTATCAGGACGCCCTGAGCAAGCACGCCGACGTGCTGAGCCAGATCGGCTTCAACCTGAACAACGGCATCGGCGACCTGTACGCCCGCATCAAGGCCCTGCCTGCGGAGCAGCAAGCTGCGATCGAAGCCGACATCCAGGCCGTCTACGCCGTGCGCCCTGCCCTGGCCATGGTCAACTCCGACAAAGGCATCACCAACCTGCACGTGCCGAGCGACGTGATCGTCGACGCCTCGATGCCGGCCATGATCCGTGACTCCGGCAAGATGTGGGGCACCGACGGCCAGTTGCACGACACCAAGGCGCTGATCCCGGACCGCTGCTACGCCACCATCTACCAGGCAGTGATCGAAGACTGCAAGGCCAACGGTGCCTTCGACCCGACCACCATGGGCAGCGTGCCGAACGTTGGCCTGATGGCGAAGAAAGCCGAAGAGTACGGCTCCCACGACAAGACCTTCCAGATCAAGGCTGACGGCGTCGTACGCGTCACCGACAGCAAGGGCAACCTGCTGCTGGAACAGGCCGTCGAAGCCGGCGACATCTTCCGCATGTGCCAGACCAAGGACGCGCCGATCCAGGACTGGGTCAAACTGGCCGTCAACCGCGCTCGCGCAAGCAGCACTCCAGCGATTTTCTGGCTGGACCCGATGCGCGCCCACGACGGCGTGATGATCGAGAAGGTCCAGGCGTACCTGAAGGATCACGACACCGCCGGCCTGGACATCCGCGTGATGTCGCCAGTCGATGCCATGAAGTTCACCCTGGCCCGCACCCGCGAAGGCAAGGACACCATCTCCGTCACCGGCAACGTGCTGCGCGACTACCTGACCGACCTGTTCCCGATCATGGAACTGGGCACCAGCGCCAAGATGCTGTCGATCGTGCCGCTGATGAACGGCGGTGGCCTGTTCGAAACCGGCGCCGGCGGTTCGGCTCCGAAGCACGTGCAGCAGCTGCTGGAAGAGAACTTCCTGCGCTGGGACTCCCTGGGTGAGTTCCTGGCCCTGGCCGCGTCCCTGGAGCACCTGGGCAACACCTACAACAACCCGAAAGCGCTGGTATTGGCCAAGACTCTCGACCAGGCAACCGGTCAGTTCCTGGACAACAACAAGTCGCCATCGCGCAAAGTCGGCAACATCGACAACCGTGGCAGCCACTTCTACCTGGCGCTGTACTGGGCCCAGGCCCTGGCCGCCCAGACCGAAGATGCCGCCCTGCAAGCGCAGTTCAGCACCCTGGCCAAGACCCTGACCGAGAACGAAGCGACCATCGTCGCCGAGCTCAACGGCGTTCAAGGCAAGCCAGTGGACATCGGTGGCTACTACAGCGCCAACCCTGAGCTGGTGAGCAAGGCCATGCGCCCAAGCGCCACCCTCAACGCGGCTATCGCTGCGCTGGTTTAA
- a CDS encoding NUDIX hydrolase, translating to MEWQPHITVATIVEDQGRFLFVEELQGDQAVFNQPAGHLDPDESLLQAAIRETLEETGWDIELTGVVGIYLYTAPSNGVTYQRVCFAGKPLRHHPDYRLDDGIIGPRWLSRDELLALRPQWRSELIIRCVDDYLAGQLHSLELIRPSL from the coding sequence ATGGAATGGCAACCCCACATCACCGTCGCCACCATCGTTGAGGACCAGGGACGTTTTCTGTTCGTCGAGGAGCTCCAGGGCGACCAGGCGGTGTTCAACCAGCCCGCCGGGCACCTGGATCCGGACGAAAGCCTGCTCCAGGCCGCCATTCGCGAAACCCTGGAAGAAACCGGCTGGGACATCGAGCTGACCGGCGTGGTCGGCATCTACCTGTACACCGCCCCCAGCAATGGCGTGACCTACCAGCGCGTCTGCTTTGCCGGTAAACCGCTCAGGCACCACCCCGATTACCGATTGGACGACGGTATCATCGGCCCACGCTGGCTGAGCCGCGACGAACTGCTGGCCTTGCGCCCGCAATGGCGCAGCGAGCTGATCATCCGCTGCGTCGACGACTATCTGGCCGGGCAACTGCACAGCCTTGAGCTGATCCGTCCGTCGCTTTAA
- the mnmA gene encoding tRNA 2-thiouridine(34) synthase MnmA yields MRDPAPSDTQKKRVIVGMSGGVDSSVSALLLMEQGYQVEGLFMKNWEEDDGTEYCTAMDDLADAQAVCDKIGIKLHTANFAAEYWDNVFEHFLAEYKAGRTPNPDILCNREIKFKAFLDYAMMLGADLIATGHYVRRRDIDGRTELLKGLDPNKDQSYFLHAVGGEQIAKTLFPVGELEKPEVRAIAEKHDLATAKKKDSTGICFIGERRFSDFLKQYLPAQPGEIKTTEGEVIGRHHGLMYHTIGQRQGLGIGGLKDAGDEPWYVLIKDLEHNELIVGQGNDHPWLFSRALLASDIYWVNPIDLSEPRRLTAKVRYRQSDQPCTLEKTANGYRATFDDPQRAVTPGQSVVFYDGEICLGGGVIEVAEPWSSKA; encoded by the coding sequence ATGCGTGATCCAGCCCCTTCTGACACCCAAAAGAAGCGCGTCATCGTCGGCATGTCCGGCGGCGTGGACTCTTCCGTTTCCGCCCTCCTGCTGATGGAGCAGGGTTACCAGGTGGAAGGCCTGTTCATGAAGAACTGGGAAGAAGACGACGGAACCGAGTACTGCACCGCCATGGACGACCTCGCGGATGCCCAGGCCGTGTGCGACAAGATCGGTATCAAGCTGCACACCGCCAACTTCGCCGCGGAGTACTGGGACAACGTGTTCGAGCACTTCCTGGCCGAATACAAGGCCGGCCGCACGCCGAACCCGGACATCCTGTGCAACCGTGAAATCAAGTTCAAGGCGTTCCTCGACTACGCCATGATGCTCGGCGCCGACCTGATCGCCACCGGCCACTATGTGCGCCGCCGCGACATCGACGGGCGCACCGAGCTGCTCAAGGGCCTGGACCCGAACAAGGACCAGAGTTACTTCCTGCACGCCGTCGGCGGAGAGCAGATCGCCAAGACCCTGTTCCCGGTCGGTGAGCTGGAAAAACCCGAAGTCCGTGCGATCGCCGAGAAACACGACCTGGCCACCGCCAAGAAGAAGGATTCCACTGGCATCTGCTTTATCGGCGAACGGCGTTTCAGCGACTTTCTCAAGCAGTACCTGCCGGCCCAGCCCGGCGAGATCAAGACCACCGAAGGTGAAGTGATCGGCCGCCACCATGGCCTGATGTACCACACCATCGGCCAGCGCCAGGGCCTGGGCATCGGCGGCCTCAAGGACGCCGGCGATGAGCCGTGGTACGTGCTGATCAAGGACCTGGAACACAACGAGCTGATCGTTGGCCAGGGCAACGATCACCCGTGGCTGTTCTCCCGCGCCCTGCTCGCCTCCGACATCTACTGGGTCAACCCGATCGACTTGAGCGAACCGCGCCGCCTTACCGCAAAAGTGCGCTATCGCCAGAGCGACCAGCCTTGCACCCTGGAAAAGACCGCCAACGGCTACCGCGCCACCTTCGATGACCCGCAACGCGCGGTCACCCCCGGCCAATCCGTAGTCTTCTATGACGGCGAAATCTGCCTGGGCGGCGGCGTGATCGAAGTCGCAGAGCCCTGGAGCAGCAAGGCATGA